From Ipomoea triloba cultivar NCNSP0323 chromosome 5, ASM357664v1, the proteins below share one genomic window:
- the LOC116021047 gene encoding trehalose-phosphate phosphatase A-like isoform X3, protein MDLNSKLTSPVLADTAPVSASRLGIKSLVPYSPAGTTFSPALFLTLPRKKSGKLDDLRTSNTWLDAMKSSSPTHNKRNKDSGADQTSTENDVAYQNWMLKYPSALTSFEQIKKSAKGKRVVLFLDYDGTLSPIVDDPDRAFMSNAMCAAVKNAAKCFPTAIISGRSRDKVYDFVGLTELYYAGSHGMDIMTPILSDPNDSKYTRATDKQGKEVNLFQPAREFLPMIDEVFRSLVETTKDIAGAKVENNRFCVSVHYRNVDEKSWDTVGELVTELLKQYPRLQLKHGRKKSGQCSTGTRGKLLSSYSNHLGLVVVRMFSPYTLEMTVQMKMHSRS, encoded by the exons ATGGACTTGAATTCAAAGCTTACATCGCCCGTTCTGGCTGATACGGCCCCTGTAAGCGCCTCGAGGCTAGGCATAAAATCTTTGGTGCCATATTCTCCAGCTGGTACAACTTTCTCTCCCGCACTCTTTCTTACACTCCCAAGGAAGAAGTCCGGGAAACTCGATGACTTGCGGACATCAAACACTTGGTTGGATGCTATGAAATCATCCTCTCCTACTcacaataaaagaaataaagattctGGTGCTGATCAAACATCAACTGAGAACGATGTTGCCTACCAGAATTGGATG CTCAAGTACCCCTCCGCACTTACATCGTTTGAGCAAATAAAAAAGTCTGCTAAAGGAAAGAGAGTAGTATTATTTCTGGATTATGATGGAACTTTATCACCAATTGTTGACGATCCAGATCGTGCCTTCATGTCAAATGCG ATGTGTGCTGCTGTAAAAAATGCTGCAAAATGTTTTCCAACCGCTATTATTAGCGGGAGAAGCCGTGATAAG GTATACGATTTTGTAGGACTAACAGAGCTTTATTATGCCGGTAGTCATGGGATGGATATTATGACTCCCATTCTGTCAGATCCCAATGACTCTAAGTACACTAGGGCAACTGACAAGCAG GGCAAGGAAGTTAACTTATTCCAGCCTGCGAGAGAGTTTTTACCTATGATTGATGAG GTTTTTAGATCACTTGTCGAGACTACAAAAGATATTGCTGGAGCGAAAGTTGAGAACAACAGATTCTGTGTTTCTGTACACTATCGAAATGTGGACGAGAAG AGTTGGGATACAGTAGGGGAATTGGTTACTGAGCTGTTAAAACAGTACCCTCGTCTGCAATTGAAACATGGTCGAAAG AAGTCCGGCCAGTGCTCGACTGGGACAAGGGGAAAGCTGTTGAGTTCTTACTCGAATCACTTG